The following nucleotide sequence is from Salvia miltiorrhiza cultivar Shanhuang (shh) chromosome 7, IMPLAD_Smil_shh, whole genome shotgun sequence.
ACGTAGGGCATCCACAAGGATACGCTGGtcatttattaaataataagaGGGCAAATTTGTCAATTTGTCATATAATCTACTGTAATCGTGACTTTATTACTGTGAACCAAACTAGAATGTTTTATGACTACATAATATATCAAACGCCAATACAGGATATTAATCTCATTGCAATCCAGATTAATTTGCCAGATTTAATCTATATTGGCTAATCCAATACAAGAAACCAAACTGCGAATGTATAATGTACGATACATttatcttaattaaatttattaataacaATTAGTATAATTTAGTTAAGATGGATGGATCGAGTATATTGGAAGGAAATATAATTTTCCCCCACCCAAACACGGAAAAGGATAATTAAGAACAATATTCATTCTAATGCGAAAATTATTCCAACTGAAAGATTACAAACTGGGCCAAAGCCCAAAAATCACGACAACAAACCCAAAAGTCTGGCCCACTAAGGAGCTAAAATGGAAAAGTAAAGAGAAGATCTTTCTAGAAGCCACCAACGATCCTAGACACATCTAGGACCATAAGACCAGTTTCCCCTTTTCATTATTTTCCTCcaataataatactttattcGAACTGAAAATTTCCCCACATAACCTTTTCTTGTTGCGTTTCCTCTCTCTCTTATAAACCCCTATCTCTCTATACTTTTTCTACCAAGAGGTTTCCAGCTGCCCCGACCACCCACTGCATTTGGAGAAAGTTCCAGAACCCCGCTCTCGCAGCGCGCTCGATCTGTTTTCAGGTATTGTTCGTTTCGAACTTATGGTGCTAATATTCGTTTTTCACCGTTTTTAGATCTGATCGGTTGTTTTTTCCGCTGTTTTATGCTTTTGCATGGTTTGGAGTCctcattttatttgattttgttctTAATTTTATATTCCCGATGCGTTTGATCCCTGCTTTATTTGATTTCACTGGATTCGGTCTTGGTTGTTCGGTACCAGACCGTGTTTGGGTGGAATTGGAGGACTTCCTGAGTTGTTGAAGCTTAAGGCaggttattattgttgtttatTTCGCGTTCGAGATGTAATGGCGCTGATGTAACTATTTGTAAGCGATTAAGAATGTAACTAGTGTGCTTAAGTTGTACTGTGCTTCTCTGTAGTAATTCACTTAGGCTTGTGAGTTTGCTTAAACCTTTGTTATAGAAATTTTTGTGTTGGACGGTTGCCTAGGTGTGCCAGCGGGGTCACTACTTCTCGATTGTTGTTTGTTTGCAAAACTCTTTAATATGGAATTTGATTGTCTTAAATGACTGGTGGCTGAATTTGTTTGAATATTAATGATGGTTTGTTTCATTTGTGCTTCAGGTTGTGAGCTCATTATTTTTTTCAGAGTGACTGTGCTGCAAGTCTTAATCACCAAGCAAACATGAGTGTGGTTGGTTTTGATTTTGGAAATGAGAGCTGTGTTGTTGCCGTTGCAAGGCAAAGAGGTATTGATGTAGTGCTTAATGATGAATCAAAGCGAGAAACTCCTGCCCTTGTATGCTTTGGAGACAAACAGCGGTTCCTCGGGACAGCAGGGGCTGCATCAAGTTTGATGAATCCAAAAAATACAATATCTCAAATAAAGAGGCTAATTGGACGCCAGTTTTCAGATCCGGAGCTGCAGCGTGATCTAAAATCATTGCCTTTCTCGGTGACTGAAGGGCCTGATGGTTATCCCTTGATACATGCTCGGTATTTGGGAGAAAGTAAGGCGTTTACGCCTACTCAGGTATTGGGAATGTTGTTTTCCAATTTGAAGAGCATTGCAGAAAAGAACTTGAATGCAGCCGTTGTAGATTGTTGCATTGGAATACCTGTTTATTTCACTGATCTCCAGAGGAGGGCTGTTATTGATGCAGCCACAATTGCTGGCTTACACCCTCTTCGTCTTATTCATGAGACTGCTGCTACTGCTTTGGCTTATGGGATTTATAAGACTGATTTACCAGAGAACGAACCAATGAATGTTGCTTTTGTTGACGCCGGACATGCCAGTATGCAAGTTTGTATCGCTGCATTCAAGAAAGGCCAGCTAAAGATTTTGGCTCACTCTTTTGATCGTTCCCTGGGTGGAAGAGATTTTGATGAAgctcttttccaacattttgcTGCAAAATTCAAGGATGAATATAAGATTGATGTTTATCAGAATGCGAAGGCTTGTCTAAGGCTTCGTGCTGGTTGTGAAAAGTTGAAGAAGGTTCTCAGTGCAAATCCTGAAGCACCTCTCAACATTGAATGCTTGATGGATGATAAAGATGTAAGAGGCTATATTAAGAGAGAGGAGTTTGAGCAAATTAGTGTTCCTATATTGGAACGTGTGAAGAAGCCACTGGAGAAGGCTCTAGCTGATGCTGGACTGACTATTGAGAATATACATTCAGTTGAGGTTGTGGGATCAGGCTCTCGAGTCCCTGCTATGATTAAGATCTTGACTGAGTTCTTTCGGATGGAGCCCAGGCGTACAATGAACGCAAGCGAATGTGTTGCCAAAGGCTGTGCTTTACAATGTGCTATTCTTAGTCCTACATTTAAAGTTCGGGAATTCCAGGTGCATTTTCATTCCTATCTTGGCTGTATTATCATTTATATTCATGCAATTGGTTGTGTTCAAAACTTCAAAATAATAAACCTCTGGAATAGTTTACTAGCAGTGTCTGTGACAAGAATTCTGAAATATACTTTTGCTTATGTGTGCAGGTTAACGAGTGTTTCCCTTTCCCTATTTCTTTGACATGGAAAGCTCCTGCTGGGGATACGCAAAACGGAGGTGATAATGTGCAGAGCACGGTGGTATTCCCAAAGGGTAACCCAATACCTAGCATGAAAGCCTTGACTTTCTATAGGTCTGAGACCTTCACGTTAGATGTACAATATGCTGATGTCAGTGAGTTGCAAGCTCCTGCAAAGATCAGCCATTATACGGTAACTTTGGTCTcatttgatttgattcattaAGCAAAACTGTCTCTGTATCTAGTTGTCACTTACACAGCATCTGCTGTCCTTTTGTTTTGGCACAACTTTGACTTCAGATTGGACCTTTCCAGTCCACAAATGGTGAGAAGGCAAAATTGAAAGTCAAAGTGCGTCTTAATCTTCATGGTATTGTGTCTGTTGAATCAGCAACGGTAAGCTCTCTGCTCTATTGATGAATTATATTTCTTATGCTTACTTTAGCGAATTACTCAAAGATCAAGCTTATTAAAagtcttttcattttttatgcttttattgccaatttttttgctatttttaaaaGTGAGATGTATATAACTGCAATATAACAATCAGCTAAGGCAACAATGCATTATTCGCTATCCATAATCAACTATAACTAGCTCAGACACAGAAAACTAAGACATTCCATAGCCAGAGTTAGAGATAATGCATTCATCCTTGAAATAATTTAATGACGCTGAGAATTTTGTGGGTCCTTTCTGCACTTTATAAGATAGTAGAAAAGATAAATAACTGGTATATCCGATTTTTAATTCAATGGTGATGGTTTGGTCAATAAACTGTAGGCCGAATAAGATAATAACTTGATCCTTATGGGGATAAAAGATAGATCTGAAGAAAATGACAAATTGCTAAAATGTTAATTCTATTGGTAATAGAGGAAGTTTTTACTGGGTGCTAGAACTTATTAGCAGGAGATTGCCGAGCTATCTTTTTGTCTAGTTTGAAGTGTTGTTTGTTTTATGTCTTATTTACAATATTTTGGTGAAAATTGACTTTCCCTAAAAACATGATGGTTGCTCTTAAAAAACAGTTGCTTGAGGAAGAGGAAGTAGAAGTTCCAGTTTCTAAAGAGTCTGAGAAAGAGCCAGCTAAGATGGAGACTGATGAGCTTCCTGCTGACCCTGCGCCACCAAGTGCGGCTGATGTAAATATGCAGGATTCTAAAGCAGAAGTTCCTGTAGCTGAAAATGGAGTGCCGGAGTCAGAAGATAAGCCCGTTCAAATGGAAACAGATGTCAAGGTTAACTTGAATGCTTATGTTGGAAAATGCTTTCTCATAATAATTTACGCATAGGTTGATATAAAATTGCTTTTTTTTTCCCCCCTTTCCCTGTTAAGTGTGCCCTAATGACTTTGGAATGTCCTTTTCTGGTTCTTTCTCTTGGTAATAGAGGAAGCGAACTTAACTTTTTCTGTTCACTTGGTGGGGTTACATGCAATCCTCTTCAATCTGATATCTACTTCTTTGCGGGCTTCTGAACTGTTAGATTTGCGTTAAGTTAATGTATGTATCACATGTTCTTTATATTGCAGGAAATTGTGTTTTGCAAGTTCCTTGTTTGTTTCTTTTTCTATGTATTTCCCTTTTGATGCTTGTGTGTCTTGGACTAGTGGTAATATCACTGTATTGAGTTCATTATGGTTTTATGCTCTTCAGGTGGAGGCTCCAAAGAAGAAGGTTAATAAGAAAACTGTGCCTGTGTCAGAAGTTGTATTTGGAGCTCTTGCTGCTTCAGATGTGCAAAAAGCCGTGGAGAAGGAATTTGAGATGGCCTTGCAGGATCGTGTCATGGAAGAAACTAAAGACAAAAAGAATGCCGTCGAGTCTTATGTTTATGATATGAGGAATAAAGTGTGTAGAATGTCCTGGTCTTGTTATTGTTAGCCACCTTAATTATTTAACTGAACTGCTTTTTGTCTCTGCAGCTTCATGACAAGTATCATGATTTTGTAACGGATCCGGAGAGAGAGCAATTGATTACCAGACTCCAGGAGGTAGAAGATTGGTTATATGAGGACGGTGAAGATGAAACCAAAGGTGTATATGTTGCCAAGCTGGAGGAGCTCAAGAAGGTAAAAAACCGAAGCTCATTATGTCAGCGTTTGCTGTTTTGCTTCTTCAGCAGCTGGTTTGTTAATTAGTACTCCAAACCCTGCAGCAAGGCGATCCTATTGAGGAGCGCTACAAGGAGCACACAGAGAGGGGAACGGTGATCAACCAACTGGCTCATTGCATCAATAGTTACAGAGAGGCAGCAATGTCGACTGATCCCAAGTTCGATCACATTGATGTGGCGGAGAAGCGAAaggtattttttgttttttttccatATGTGCTCATGCATGATCGACTATTACGGAATTTTCATTTCATGTTTCCAACTGTCAGGTTCTGAATGAATGTGTGGAAGCTGAAGCTTGGTTGAGAGATAAAAAACAGCAACAAGACTCACTTCCAAAGCACGCTAACCCAGTTTTACTTTCTGCTGACGTGAAGAAAAAGGCTGAAGCCCTTGATAGGTAACTGTACAAATTCCTTAGACCTCCACCTTTTCCTTTCCTAGCAATTCGAATTCAGTCGTTACTGCATTTGCCTTTTCTCGCCCAACATATGTGCATGTCGATAAAGAAACATGGTACATTATCTGCTATGAACGGCAAGATGTTTGAATTTCCCTCGATGTGGGAGTCCCGTGTGTTACTAAAAATATTCAGAAGTATCTGATAAGATCCTATTTTCTCACAGGTTTTCCCGGCCAATAATGACGAAGCCAAAGCCAAAGCCAGCAAAACCAGCCACTCCCGAGCCAACCTCTCCATCTCCATCCCAAGGCAGTGAGTCTCAACCTCAAGGGGATAATGATGCTGGTTCCAGCCCTGGCCAAAGCGCAGAAGCAGGGGGCGGACAAGAAGTGCCACCAGCCGCTGCAGAGCCCATGGAAACGGACAAGCCCGAGGGTTCTCAAAACGTGTGATGGTAGTTATATCTATATTAAGTTGCCAGCATACTTGAGTCCATTTTGTACGACTAGCAGAACTGGATTTGGGACTTGTGATCACCGTCGAATGTTTTTTGATGATGTCGATCATTTCTCCATATATTTTGGCCGGTGACCAAGGATATTTTATTGATAGGTGGTTCTTTATAATCCTGTTTTTGAGTAAGGGTTTGTAAGAAATAACCTACAAACCGTCTATCCTCTGTTTATTTCAGTTCCGCTCATTGGAAACGACAACCACCCTTAATTTAAGGGTGTGTTCGAGCTTTCCAACGTTCCCGAATTTCTTTGGTGTATTTTCCTTTTGGGTGCATCCGAATTGTGCCGTATTTTGAAGATATTGGAACATTGTGTTTTCGTTTGGTCTGTCAGTCTCTCTGTTGATGGTTCTTTATCTGAGACGTTTACAGTTTTTTGTTTATTGGTTCATCAATCGTCGGTTTGAATTGGTTGCCAGGGAAAACTCATGCTTAGAAAGACCAAAAAAATGACTTATTATGTATGACTAATCATAGAGTTGCTTGTCAGAGATGTGTAATGTTGCAGCACTAGTTTCTCGCCTTCAGAAATACTAGTAAGCTACCAGATTTCTTACTTTGAAGCAACAATTTTACACAAATATATCTAAAGCACCACTAGATTAGGGAGGCGAAAAAAGGAATTTCCCCTTTCACCGTGAAGGATGGAAGCCACATTACAAGAAAGATTTGAACTGAAAAATGATTTTTAAAACTGGCAATGGATAAATCATCCAGCCGCCAGAAATAACGCATCCTAAATCGACAGAATTCAGGCAATCCATAACCCCTTTTAGATGATTGATAGAGCCAACGTTGATATGCATTCTTCATAGTATATAACAACAAAGTAGAGAAAGAAAAGTATAACAATGAAGAAGAATGGCGCAAGCACGCTAGAAAATGCAGCTTCATAAAAATAATGATCCACGATATACCTACATAATTAGTTTGACGACCTAAGTTTTATTTCGCGCAGATGACTATAATACAACAGCTGCAACTAGTCGATCATCTCCAAATAATAATCAAGCAGAGGCTACCAAACACAAGTACCTTGGCTTTAACCACTCATATTCTCAGCGGATGCAGTGTTTTCTTCGTCCTCTCCTTGTCGGATCTTAGCTATCTCGGCTTGACCTCTCTCTAGAATCTCTCTCTTCTGCAACTCCAAATCTCTGTGGAAGTCCATCCTCATCTTCTCTAGCTCTACCATCTGCTGCCTCTTACTATCCTCAATCCTTTCATATATTTCACTAAATTTATGGAAAGAATCGGCCAACATCTTGAAGGAAGCCGCACTGCCTCTGATTTTACCATTCCTTGTCGTCTTCTTGGGAGGAAGGCCCTCAGACTCATCTTCCTCGCCCTCGGTTGAGTTTCCCGGGCTGTCCCTCATCTCATCCAATCCATTCGAGCGATTCAGATAAACTTTAGGGTTCATGAATACGTACTCTCCCGAGTCGATCCCACACGAAAGACCGGTTTGCTGCACTTGTGATGACGATAACAGTGCATCGATCTTCTT
It contains:
- the LOC130992230 gene encoding heat shock 70 kDa protein 14-like; translation: MSVVGFDFGNESCVVAVARQRGIDVVLNDESKRETPALVCFGDKQRFLGTAGAASSLMNPKNTISQIKRLIGRQFSDPELQRDLKSLPFSVTEGPDGYPLIHARYLGESKAFTPTQVLGMLFSNLKSIAEKNLNAAVVDCCIGIPVYFTDLQRRAVIDAATIAGLHPLRLIHETAATALAYGIYKTDLPENEPMNVAFVDAGHASMQVCIAAFKKGQLKILAHSFDRSLGGRDFDEALFQHFAAKFKDEYKIDVYQNAKACLRLRAGCEKLKKVLSANPEAPLNIECLMDDKDVRGYIKREEFEQISVPILERVKKPLEKALADAGLTIENIHSVEVVGSGSRVPAMIKILTEFFRMEPRRTMNASECVAKGCALQCAILSPTFKVREFQVNECFPFPISLTWKAPAGDTQNGGDNVQSTVVFPKGNPIPSMKALTFYRSETFTLDVQYADVSELQAPAKISHYTIGPFQSTNGEKAKLKVKVRLNLHGIVSVESATLLEEEEVEVPVSKESEKEPAKMETDELPADPAPPSAADVNMQDSKAEVPVAENGVPESEDKPVQMETDVKVEAPKKKVNKKTVPVSEVVFGALAASDVQKAVEKEFEMALQDRVMEETKDKKNAVESYVYDMRNKLHDKYHDFVTDPEREQLITRLQEVEDWLYEDGEDETKGVYVAKLEELKKQGDPIEERYKEHTERGTVINQLAHCINSYREAAMSTDPKFDHIDVAEKRKVLNECVEAEAWLRDKKQQQDSLPKHANPVLLSADVKKKAEALDRFSRPIMTKPKPKPAKPATPEPTSPSPSQGSESQPQGDNDAGSSPGQSAEAGGGQEVPPAAAEPMETDKPEGSQNV